The Armatimonadia bacterium genomic interval CCGAGGAAGGCCTGTCGGCCGGCCTTGGAGACGGTCACGACGCCGGTCAGTTGCCCGTCCTGAACGACCGCGTCCGAGCACCAGCTATGCAGCAGGATGTCGGCGCCGGCCTCGCGGAGCATGTCGATAGACAGCGACTTGAGCCCCTCGATGTCGAAGCAGCAGGAGTCCTCCGCCGAGCGATAGGAGGCGAACCCGGCCTTGAAGAGCCGCTCGCGAGTCTCCATGCCGATGCCGCCGATGACCTGCCGACCCTTGTCGAAGAAGCGAGGCAGCAGGATGACCTGGCCGCCGGTGGCCAGTCCGCCCAGGTGGTTGTAGCGTTCGATGAGGAGCGTGCGAGCGCCCAATCGTGCAGCACCGATGGCGGCTGCAGTTCCGGCGGGGCCTCCGCCGCAGACGACGACGTCATACTCACCAACTACGGGGACTTCGACGGCGGGCAAGGTGATCTTGTCGGTGGACATCGATCGGCCTCCGGGCGCCTCGCTCGGGTTGGGAGTCGGCAATCTGTGCACTGACCGGTGGAATCGACAACCTCCGCGGGCCTTCGTCGAGAGACCCGCGGAGGCTGAAGTTTCGCATCAGTGCTGCGGTACAGCGGACACCGAGGTGTCCTTAGGCCTGGCCGGCTTTCTTGAGGAGCTGCTCCCACTTGCGATCCGTGTACTCCTGGATCTGCTTGCGGACCTCGGCGCCCTCTTCGCCCTTGAACAGGTGGCGGAAGCGGCCCTGCAGCTTCAGGTACTCGTCGACCGGCTTCTTTTCCTTCGGCGTGTAGTTGACCTTGTACTCGCCGTACTCGACCTCATACAGCGGCCAGATGCAGGTGTCGACCGCGAGCATGGAGATCTCCGCAGTGACAGCCGGGTCGCACGCCCAACCCAGCGGGCAGGGGGTGAGGACGTTGAGGAAGGCGGGGCCATCGACGTTGAAGGCCTTTTCGGCCTTGCCGACGAGGTCGCGCCAGCGACCGGGAATGCTCTGCGCCACGTAGGGGATCTCGTGGGCGACGAGGCACTCGGTGAGGTCTTTCTGCACCTTCGTCTTACCGGCCTGGACCTTGCCGGCCGGCGTGGTCGTGGTGTTCATGCCCAGCGGGGAAGCGCTGGAGCGCTGAACGCCGGTGTTCATGTATGCCTGGTTGTTGAGGCACACATAGACGAAGTTATGACCGCGCTCGACAGCGCCGGACAGGGACTGGAAGCCGATGTCGTAGGTGCCGCCGTCACCGGCGAAGGCCACGAACTTGTAATCGGCGTCCGCATCGATCTTGCCCTGCTTCTTCAGCGACTCGTACATCGCCTCAACGCCAGAGGCAGCCGCCGCAGCGTTCTCGAAGGCAATGTGCACCCACGGCACGTTCCAGGCGGTGTACGGGAAGATCGTTGTGGAGACTTCGAGACAGCCGGTTGCGTTTGCCACGATGACCGGCGAGTCGGTGCCCATGAGCACCTGACGTACTGCAATGGGCTCGCCGCAGCCAGGGCAGAGCCTGTGGCCACCGGTGAGACGCACCGGGCTATCGACCAGTTGCTTGAGGTTCTTTGCCACGGAGATGCCCTCCTTATTCGCGGATGCCTACAAAGCGCACAGGCTGTGCCGGCTGACCGCTGGATTTCACGTCTTCAAGTGCCTTATAGATATCGACGAGCTGCTCGGGCTGCACTTCGCGCCCGCCCAGACCGTAGATCATGTTGACGCACGGGACCTCGGCCTTGTGTGCGTACAGGGCGGAGGTGACTTCGGCGTACAGCGGACCGGCGGCGGCTCCGTAGGAAGCAGCGCGATCCAGGATAGCAACGGCCTTGCAGTTCTTGAGGGCCGCTGCGATCTCGGCGTCTGGGAAGGGGCGGAAGGACCGGAGCTTGAGCAGACCGACCTTCTTACCGGCTTCGCGCAGCTCGCTGACGGTGTCCTTGACCATGCCGGCAGTGGAACCCAGGGCGACGATGGCCAGCTCGGCATCCTCGAGGTCGACGCACTCCATCAGGCCGTATTCGCGACCGAAGACCTTGCCGAAGCGCTTGCCCTCCTCGATGATGGCTTCCTTGGCGGCGACGTAGGCCTCGATCTGGTTGCGCTTGTGCTCGAAGTAGTAGTCCCACAGGTCGAGCGGGCCGACGGTGTAGGGGTTCTTGACGTCGAGCAGGGGCCGGACGGCCTTGTACGGGCCGACCCAGTCCTTGACTGCGGCATCCTCTTCGACCTCGACGAGCTCGTAGGCGTGGCTTACGAGGAAGCCGTCGAAGCAGTTCATCGTCGGCAGGCGGACGTCTTCGCGCTCGGCGATGGCGATGGCCTGGATGCAGTTGTCATAGGCTTCCTGGGCGTTCTCGCCGTAGAGCTGGATCCAGCCACAATCGCGAGCACCCATACCGTCGGAGTGATCGCAGTGGATGTTGATGTTGCCCGAGAGAGCGCGGTTGGCCACGGACAGAACCACCGGCTGACGCAGCGAGGCGGTGATGAACAGGATCTCCCACATGAGCGCAAGACCCTGGGAGCTCGTAGCGTTCATGACCCTGCCACCGGCGACGGCGGCTGCGGTGCAGGCGCTCATGGCCGAGTGTTCGCTCTCAACGGCCACGAAGTTGGTGTCGACCTGGCCGTTAGCGTGGAACTTAGCGAAGGTCTGGACGATCTCAGTGGACGGCGTGATGGGGTAAGCCGCCACGACATCGGGGTTGATTTGCCGCATCGCTTCGGCGACGGCGTTGTTGCCTTCGAGCGGCATGACCTTTCCCATTGCATTTCCTCCTATCTGATAGCGACCCCACGGGAGCGTCTGGACAGACCTGCGGCGCGCTCAGAGCGGCCTGGAACTCAGGGCCTATCCGGCTCCCGTCTGGCGGCCTAGTTTTCGCACTCCGTGTCGACCTTCATCTCGATACACTTGGCCGGGCAAATGTTGGCGCAGATGCCGCAGCCCTTGCAATGGTCGAGGTCGTAGGGCTTGCCCTTGATCGTCTGCTCCTCGCAGATGATCGCGTCGTCGGGGCAGTAGATCCAGCACTGCAGGCAGTTGATGCACTTCTCGTTGTTGCGAACAGGGCGGAAGGTGCGCCAGCCGCCGGTCTTGTACTCTACTGCGTTGCCCGCCTGGGGGATGACTCCACCGGCGGCCATGTCTTTCCAGCCGGCATCCTTGGGGTATACGCGGTCGCTCATGCTACCTGGACCTCCTCGTAGGCGCGCTGGATGGCCTGGTAGTTGCCCTGCAGTACGGCTTCGGAGAGCTTGCTGCCGAGCTGGCCCTTAACGGCCTTCTGGGCGCCTTCCACCGTCACGACGTCGCTGACCTTGGCCAGTGCGCCGAGCATCGGCGTATTGGGGATATTCCGGCCGATGGTGTCCATGGAGATCTGCGTCGCATCGACCGTGCACAGCTTAACGTCCTTGCGGGCGAGACGGGCTCGGATGGCCTCGGGGGCTTCCGAGGTGTTGACCAGGACGATTGCGCCCTCGTTCAGGCCCTCCGTCACGTTTTCGGAACCCAGCAGAGTCGGGTCGAGGACGACGACGACGGTCGGGTGCTCGACGCCGCAGCGCAGGCGGATCGGAGCATCCGAAATCCGCACGTAGGACTTCATCGGCGCCCCACGGCGCTCGGCACCGTACTCGGGGAAGGCCTGGACCTGCCAGCCCTGCTCGGCTGCCGCGATAGCGAGAACGTAGCTCGCCGTCTTCGCACCCTGTCCACCCCTTCCGTGCCAGCGTACTTCGGTCAGTTTGGGCATGCTATTCCTCCTCTTCAATGATGAGGCACTATTCTAGGCGTTGGAAGTTAACGCGAGGTTTCCACGCCGGGGCCACTGCCACACGCTTCGCGTGAGGGTGACGCTGACTACGAAAGACTTGTGACTCTACCCCCTGGCCTGTGCGAACAGGAGGCAGATCGCCCTCCGGTCACGACAAAACGCCCGCCCTTCACAACCTCCGACTGCGCGAAGACGGCGGGCCCAGGCTGCGGACAATAGTTTGAATGATGATACACCTTTGCAGGGACCTTTTGAAGGGGTTTTTGGGCTGGCGCTTGCCCACTCTGGCTGCTGGAGGGCCAAGCGGCACCTCACCCCCCAAGCCCCCTCTCCACGCGTGGAGAGGGGGAGTCGAGCAGCAGCGAGACGGGGGTGAGGTCAAGGCCTTCGGCACCCCACTATCAGCCCCGATCTCGCGCCCTCACCAGGAAGCAGACAAACGCCCTTCTTGGCGCCCCGCTCAGGACCGCGTCGCCTCTGAACACGCGTCGGCCGAGCTCAGAAGTAGTACTCCTTGTCGAAGACCCCGCCGGGCAACCGAACCGCCAGATGGTGCTCCGACACCTCGATACGCTCCAGCTTGACGTCCATGAACAGCACTTTCGCCACCAGCGTGTGCGCCGAATCGAAGTTCAGCGCGGCGGCCGTCTCGGAGCAGGCGACCGTGCCAGCCAGCTCCGTCGGGACCACGAGCTTGATGGGGCCTGCCGGGATGGAGAAGGAGGAACCGCTATTGCGGAACGTCCCTTTACCGTCGGGCTGGAACTCCAGGACCAGCTCGCCACGCGCCTCCAACTGCCGGACCAACTCGGCATCGGAGGGCGTCCCCACAAGGTCGAACACCTCGGCCGCAGCAAGGGTTCCGCCGCCGGCCGCCCGCAGGCCGTTCAGGTGCTCCAGGAACAGGAGCGCGTGCTGCTTCATCTCTTCAGGGCCTGGAGGAGTCATCAATCACTCGTCCATGGGACGTCGTCCGCGAAGCGCCCGCGCCACCGTGACCTGATCGGCGTAGTCCAGGTCGCCGCCGACCGGAAGGCCCAGGGCGATTCGCGTTATGCTCAGGTTCAGATCGAGCGAGGAGGACAGCTCTGTCAGCAGGGCACGCACGTACTCCGCCGTCGCATCGCCCTCGACCGTCGGGCTCGTGGCAAGGATGACCTCGTGAGGACGCAGCGTCCCCACGCGCGCGAGCAAGGCGTCAAGGTGCAGGTCTTCATGCCCTATGCCGCCCAGAGGCGAAAGCACACCGCCGAGAACGTGGTACACGCCTCGGTACTCCCCGGCACGCTCCAGGGCCATGAGGTCGCTGGGGTGCTCAACCACGCACAGCACTGACCGATCGCGGCTGAGGTCGGCGCAGACCGGGCACTGCTCCCCGGCGGAGTAGTTGAAGCACTCCCGGCACTCCTGCACCTTCGGGCGCAGCTCCAGGATCGCCTCCCCAAGGGCCTCCACATCGCGCACATCCATGCGCATGAGATGGAGGGCCAGACGCTGGGCACTCTTGGGCCCCACGCCGGGGAGGCGCTCTAGCTCCTGAATCACATGTTCCAAGGGTTCAGCATAGCGAAGCATCGGTGAGAATCATCCGGCGGAATAGCTGCAGACGAAAACCCACCCGGACTGCCGGCCGCGAGAGTCGTCTCGCAAGCAGCCCCCCGGGTGGAGAACTCTGGACAGATCGGTCAGACGGTCAGAAGACGTTGGGGACATCTAGGCCAAGCGCCCCGAGGGGCGTGGCGGACATCAGCTTTTCCTTCTTGAGCTGCGTGGCCTTGGCGAAGGCGTCACGCACAGCAGCGCAGACCAGGTCCTCCAGCAACTCAATATCCTCAGGCTGGATGGCGGCCGGCGAGATCTTGACGTCCAGGACCTGCCCGGACCCGGTCACGTGCACACGGACTGCACCGCCACCGGCAGAGCCTTCGATCTCGGCTGCCTCCAGCTCTTCGAGAGCCTTGGTGAGGTTCTCGGACACCTGGGCGAACTGGTTTTCAAACATCGACTGTAGGGGGTTTCTCATCTATTCCTCATCACCCAACAACGTGCTACCCTCAAACAGAGAAAGGGCCTGTGCCACCGCAGTATCGACAGCGGAGGACTCTCTTGGTTGCGCCACCGGAGCAGGGGGCTGTGCCGTCGCACTTTCCGCAGCGGGCTGCGCGACGGGCTCTTCTGCCGGTTCCTGCGCAGTGGTGGCTTGGGACGTCGCCTCCTGAGGGGCGGGCTCGGCGGCAGGCTGCTCCTGTGGCTCCGCGCCGGCGGACGCTTCTGCAGCCTGCGTCGGTTCAGGGACGGCAGCAGGTGGTGGAGGGGTCTGGGCCGGCACCTCGCCCACTACGCACACGAGCCTCAGCTTCCGGCCAAACAGCCGGGCCAGCGCCTCCTCAATCACCTCATGATACGGCCCGGACACCTGCTTGTGGTGGAAAGCGTACTCCGGCCCGAAGGCAACCGTCAAGGTGTCGCCGTCAAGGGACACCGGCGCGGCCTCGCAGATGAAGGCGCCGACCGGCATCCGCCTCATCCGCTTCAACTCGTCCGGCATTGCGCTCCAGTTTGCGACGATGTCCTCAAAGTGCAGAGGACCGGTTGTGATGGGGTCCGCAGGAGCCACCGCAGGAGGTTCCGGCGCCGGAGTCGGGGCCACTGCGGCGGGTGTCGGCTGCGCTGCAGGCTCAGGCCCCGGGGCAGGCGACTCCGGTGGCTGTGGCGCTGCAGAGGGCTGGGCGACGGCCGCCGGCGGCTGAGAAGCCGCGTGAGCCTGCGCAGCAGCCGGACGTGCAGCAGCCGGTCTTGGAGCCCGCTGAGCCGCAGGCGCTCCGGCACGGTGTCCAGCCGCCGCCGGTGGCGTTAGCTGGCAGAGCTTGGCGAGGGTCAACTCCAGCAAGAGCGAGTGCTGGGTGCTGGCCCGCAGGTCGTTTTGTGCCTCGGCCAGGGCCCGCAGGACCTGCATGAGCCGGTCGCTGCCGATCGCCGAGGCCTGGTCACGCATTCGCATCTTGCCCTCCTCGCCCGGCAGTCGCCAGGCGGAGGGTTCGCTGCCCAGGGAGATGCGCAGCAGGTCCCGCAGGTACAAGGTCTGGTCGGCCATGAGCTGCCCGACGTCCTTGCCGGCTGCGATTACGCGGTCGACGAGGCTGAAGCTGGCCGCGACGTCCTGGTGGGCGATCAGGTCGGCCACCTCGGCCAGGGTCTCGGCCTCCGTAACGCCAAGGACCGAACTGACAATCTGCAACGTGACGGCGCCGTCGGTGTAGGCGACGACCTGATCGAAGATACTCTCGGCGTCTCGCATCCCGCCTTCGGCAGCGCGGGCAATGGCCTCCAGGGCCTCCGGCTCGAACTGGATCCCCTCGGCGTCGGCAATCCGACGGAGGGAAGTCAGCAGCCCTGCGAGCGGAATCTGGCGGAAGTCGAAGTGCTGGCAACGCGAGAGAATGGTTGCCGGCACGCGGTGTGGCTCGGTGGTCGCCAGGACGAAGAAGCTGTGTGCAGGCGGCTCCTCCAGGGTCTTGAGGAGGGCGTTGAAGGCCTCGGTGGTGAGCATGTGGACTTCGTCGAGGATGTAGACCTTGTGCCGCGCCTGGGCGGGGCTGTACTTGACCTTCTCGCGCAGTTCGCGGATCTCGTCGATCCCGCGGTTGCTGGCGGCGTCGATCTCGATGACGTCCATGGCCCGGCCGTCCTGGACCGCACGACAGAACTCGCACTCGCCACAGGGCTCGGCCGTGGGGCCGTTCACACAGTTCAGTGCTTTGGCGAGGACGCGGGCTGTGGAGGTCTTGCCGGTTCCCCGGGGGCCGGAGAACAGGTAGGCGTGGGCTACGCGACCGGAGCTGAGCGCATTCATGAGCGTGCGGCTCACGTGCTCTTGGCCGATCACGTCCTCGAAGCGTTGGGGACGGTACTTGAGGCTAAAGGACACATAGGAGGACATGCGCAGATCGCCCGTTCAACGTGCGGTAGGTGGTACGCTGTCAGTTCGCGGTCGCAGTGGCTTTGCCCTTCCGGGCAGGTTGCCAAACCTGAGGGTTTCCGGAGCCCCGACCGGCCTTCTGAATCGGGCGGGCCGAGTGGAAGTTGGGCCGCACACAGAAAGGGGCGCGGCGAAAGGCCGCGCCCCGGTAAGACAATGGTCGTGCACCCACTGTCGATAACGCCACCCAGGCGTTACCCTCGCAGCCGGCTCCGGCCAGGTTGGCCGCGGCACCGGGAGCAGATCGCCTACCGTTGCTTCCTTCCGGACCTGGCGGGGTTCGGCGAGACTCCCTTGCGCGGGACCCGACCTTCAACACCACTTACGAGGGTCAGACCCTAAACGACGAGACCTCGAGCGGGAATTCGCCCCCACTAGAGCGGATTGTGGGTACAGGGCACCGCTAGTTCCCCGGCTAGCACGACCAAAAGCGGTTGCGAAGGGTTTGGCGGAGTCGAACCTACGGCTGCTAGGCTCCGCGGTTGCCACTCGTCTGGGGGCGCGTCCTGTGGAGGACAAGACGCGCTTCCCGCGATCCTCTGGGTAGTTCAATGGCGGAGAGGGTGGGATTCGAACCCACGTGCCCCTTGCGGGACAACACGCTCTCCAGGCGTGCACCTTCGTCCGCTCGGTCACCTCTCCGCATAGGGAGGATCGCAGGAGTCACCGACGGGCTTGCAGCTCGCGGGTGGCCCCAGGGTCAACATCGGCTGTCAAAGTCGGTGGCGGAGAGGGGGGGATTCGAACCCCCGAGGGACGCGGTTAACGCCCCTACACGATTTCGAGTCGTGCGCGATCAACCGAGCTCTGCCACCTCTCCGCTCTTGTCAAGGACCCAGTGAAGGCCCTGAAGACCAAGCTGCATCCCCGCCGGGTCGGGTTCGGCCCGCCCCGTCGACGTACCGTGCTGTGGCGGCCCCGGGCCGATTCGAACGGCCGACCTTCAACTTAGGAGGTTGCTGCTCTATCCTTCTGAGCTACGGGGCCAGTCCCTCAAGCCGGACGACCGTTCTGCGGGCCCTCCCTGTCCGTCTGCGGCAGAGGCCGGGAGGCACGACTACACGGGAAAGGACCTGTCAGTAACGAATTGAGCTATGGGCTATGGCCCGGCAATGCCCATAGCGCATAGCTCAATGCAGGTGATCTGGCGCGCCGACCGCGATTTGAACGCGGGACCTTCGGCTCCGCAGGCCGACGCTCTATCCGCTGAGCTACCGGCGCGCATCTCGTGGTTCCTGCTCGAACGCGACCGAAGTCGCGTCCGGACTCCTATCCTACCTCAGGCTGTCCGATTCGGCAAGAGAGTTATGGTACGCCCGCCGCGATTTGAACGCGGGGCCTTCGGCTCCGGAGGCCGACGCTCTATCCAGCTGAGCTACGGGCGCACACTCTGACCGGTACAATCGCTGCCCGAGCCATGCCGTGGCTCGCGCTGCAGGCGGCCAACCTGTGTGGCAGTGGCGGAGAGTGTGGGATTCGAACCCACGACGGAGGCTATTACCCCCGTAGTCGCTTAGCAGGCGACCGCCTTCAACCTACTCGGCCAACTCTCCGCGGTGTGGTACTATAGCACAAGACCCAAGACGCCGCAACCTGCCACGCCCACATTTTTCGCCCCACCAAGACCTCCCTTCCCCTGTGACGAACCTTGCCACCTTCCCGGCAAACCGGCAGGAGTCCTGCGCCTGCGCGGCGAAGGGGCGTTTCTCATACACGTGGCATAGCTCAACTAAGCTCGGCTTTCCAATACCCTGTTGACAGGGAGGGATCGAGTCGTGAACGAAGTTCGAGTCGGTCTGGTGGGCTACAACTTCATGGGTCGTGCCCACAGTAATGCCTATCGGCAGGTCCCCTTCTACTTCCCCGAGGTCAAGGCGAAGCCGGTCATGAGAGTCCTCTGTGGCCGGACCAAGGACAAGCTCGAAGCCTTCGCCAAGCAGTTCCAGTGGGAGCAGACGGAGACCAAGTTCGACAAGCTCCTCGCCCGCGACGACATCGACCTCGTGGACATCACCAGCCCCAACAACCAGCACGT includes:
- a CDS encoding thiamine pyrophosphate-dependent enzyme, producing the protein MAKNLKQLVDSPVRLTGGHRLCPGCGEPIAVRQVLMGTDSPVIVANATGCLEVSTTIFPYTAWNVPWVHIAFENAAAAASGVEAMYESLKKQGKIDADADYKFVAFAGDGGTYDIGFQSLSGAVERGHNFVYVCLNNQAYMNTGVQRSSASPLGMNTTTTPAGKVQAGKTKVQKDLTECLVAHEIPYVAQSIPGRWRDLVGKAEKAFNVDGPAFLNVLTPCPLGWACDPAVTAEISMLAVDTCIWPLYEVEYGEYKVNYTPKEKKPVDEYLKLQGRFRHLFKGEEGAEVRKQIQEYTDRKWEQLLKKAGQA
- a CDS encoding transketolase C-terminal domain-containing protein codes for the protein MGKVMPLEGNNAVAEAMRQINPDVVAAYPITPSTEIVQTFAKFHANGQVDTNFVAVESEHSAMSACTAAAVAGGRVMNATSSQGLALMWEILFITASLRQPVVLSVANRALSGNINIHCDHSDGMGARDCGWIQLYGENAQEAYDNCIQAIAIAEREDVRLPTMNCFDGFLVSHAYELVEVEEDAAVKDWVGPYKAVRPLLDVKNPYTVGPLDLWDYYFEHKRNQIEAYVAAKEAIIEEGKRFGKVFGREYGLMECVDLEDAELAIVALGSTAGMVKDTVSELREAGKKVGLLKLRSFRPFPDAEIAAALKNCKAVAILDRAASYGAAAGPLYAEVTSALYAHKAEVPCVNMIYGLGGREVQPEQLVDIYKALEDVKSSGQPAQPVRFVGIRE
- a CDS encoding 4Fe-4S binding protein encodes the protein MSDRVYPKDAGWKDMAAGGVIPQAGNAVEYKTGGWRTFRPVRNNEKCINCLQCWIYCPDDAIICEEQTIKGKPYDLDHCKGCGICANICPAKCIEMKVDTECEN
- a CDS encoding 2-oxoacid:acceptor oxidoreductase family protein; translation: MPKLTEVRWHGRGGQGAKTASYVLAIAAAEQGWQVQAFPEYGAERRGAPMKSYVRISDAPIRLRCGVEHPTVVVVLDPTLLGSENVTEGLNEGAIVLVNTSEAPEAIRARLARKDVKLCTVDATQISMDTIGRNIPNTPMLGALAKVSDVVTVEGAQKAVKGQLGSKLSEAVLQGNYQAIQRAYEEVQVA
- the recR gene encoding recombination mediator RecR produces the protein MLRYAEPLEHVIQELERLPGVGPKSAQRLALHLMRMDVRDVEALGEAILELRPKVQECRECFNYSAGEQCPVCADLSRDRSVLCVVEHPSDLMALERAGEYRGVYHVLGGVLSPLGGIGHEDLHLDALLARVGTLRPHEVILATSPTVEGDATAEYVRALLTELSSSLDLNLSITRIALGLPVGGDLDYADQVTVARALRGRRPMDE
- a CDS encoding YbaB/EbfC family nucleoid-associated protein, which gives rise to MRNPLQSMFENQFAQVSENLTKALEELEAAEIEGSAGGGAVRVHVTGSGQVLDVKISPAAIQPEDIELLEDLVCAAVRDAFAKATQLKKEKLMSATPLGALGLDVPNVF
- the dnaX gene encoding DNA polymerase III subunit gamma/tau; translated protein: MSSYVSFSLKYRPQRFEDVIGQEHVSRTLMNALSSGRVAHAYLFSGPRGTGKTSTARVLAKALNCVNGPTAEPCGECEFCRAVQDGRAMDVIEIDAASNRGIDEIRELREKVKYSPAQARHKVYILDEVHMLTTEAFNALLKTLEEPPAHSFFVLATTEPHRVPATILSRCQHFDFRQIPLAGLLTSLRRIADAEGIQFEPEALEAIARAAEGGMRDAESIFDQVVAYTDGAVTLQIVSSVLGVTEAETLAEVADLIAHQDVAASFSLVDRVIAAGKDVGQLMADQTLYLRDLLRISLGSEPSAWRLPGEEGKMRMRDQASAIGSDRLMQVLRALAEAQNDLRASTQHSLLLELTLAKLCQLTPPAAAGHRAGAPAAQRAPRPAAARPAAAQAHAASQPPAAVAQPSAAPQPPESPAPGPEPAAQPTPAAVAPTPAPEPPAVAPADPITTGPLHFEDIVANWSAMPDELKRMRRMPVGAFICEAAPVSLDGDTLTVAFGPEYAFHHKQVSGPYHEVIEEALARLFGRKLRLVCVVGEVPAQTPPPPAAVPEPTQAAEASAGAEPQEQPAAEPAPQEATSQATTAQEPAEEPVAQPAAESATAQPPAPVAQPRESSAVDTAVAQALSLFEGSTLLGDEE